Proteins encoded in a region of the Sphingomonas jaspsi DSM 18422 genome:
- a CDS encoding cyclase family protein → MSSKLVDLSHVIEEGMVTFKGLPGPHLCDYWTREASAANYDDGSTFQIGRIDMVANTGTYVDSPFHRYADGKDLSELPLASLADLEGVLVRAPFEQRLAVDVAAFEGLDVRGKAVLVATGWDVHWQTETYYGNDPYLTPEAADWLAANGAAFVGIDSHNIDDTRTRARPVHTTLLGADIPIGEHMTNLTTLPDSGFRFHAVPPKVKGMGTFPVRAYAVV, encoded by the coding sequence ATGTCGAGTAAGCTCGTCGATCTGAGTCATGTGATCGAAGAGGGCATGGTCACCTTCAAGGGCCTGCCCGGTCCGCACCTGTGCGACTATTGGACGCGCGAGGCGTCGGCGGCCAATTATGACGACGGCTCGACCTTCCAGATCGGCCGCATCGACATGGTCGCCAACACCGGCACCTACGTCGACAGCCCGTTCCATCGCTATGCTGACGGCAAGGACTTGAGCGAGCTTCCACTCGCCTCGCTCGCCGACCTTGAAGGGGTGCTGGTGCGCGCCCCGTTCGAGCAGAGGCTGGCGGTCGACGTCGCGGCGTTCGAAGGGCTCGACGTGCGCGGCAAGGCAGTGCTCGTCGCCACCGGATGGGACGTACATTGGCAAACCGAAACTTACTACGGCAACGACCCCTATCTGACGCCCGAAGCGGCCGACTGGCTGGCGGCCAATGGCGCCGCCTTCGTCGGGATCGACAGTCACAATATCGACGATACGCGAACGCGCGCGCGACCGGTGCACACGACATTGCTGGGCGCCGACATCCCAATCGGCGAGCATATGACCAACCTCACGACGCTACCCGACAGCGGCTTCCGCTTCCACGCGGTGCCGCCCAAGGTCAAAGGGATGGGGACCTTCCCCGTCCGCGCTTACGCGGTCGTCTGA
- a CDS encoding DUF4304 domain-containing protein codes for MAKKSAIQLALDDKVGSILKEAGFKPKGSRTWLRHRGRRVDGVQFQQSRYNVTRASQMTVTLSSLMAPFDGDLQSRERRMMRRFEGEEGVAMLVAPGSMKRIGDLTEVRGDLWYSYDGGDDADCAAVAAEIADDLKRFGLPWLTKTVRIPPPKDGRRADAHSEKYQKLVAQMVERHGTNVE; via the coding sequence GTGGCCAAGAAGAGCGCAATCCAGCTGGCCCTCGACGACAAGGTGGGTTCGATCCTCAAGGAAGCCGGTTTCAAGCCCAAGGGGTCGCGCACCTGGCTTCGCCACCGCGGTCGTCGCGTCGACGGCGTCCAGTTCCAGCAGTCCCGCTACAACGTCACCCGCGCGAGCCAGATGACAGTGACTTTGTCGAGCCTCATGGCGCCGTTCGATGGGGACCTGCAATCGCGAGAGCGTCGCATGATGCGGCGTTTCGAAGGCGAAGAGGGTGTCGCGATGCTTGTCGCTCCGGGAAGCATGAAGCGCATCGGCGATCTGACCGAAGTGCGCGGCGACCTTTGGTACAGCTATGATGGGGGCGACGATGCCGACTGTGCGGCGGTCGCTGCAGAGATTGCCGACGACCTGAAGCGCTTCGGCTTGCCGTGGCTGACCAAGACGGTCCGCATCCCGCCACCGAAAGACGGACGGCGCGCCGACGCTCACAGCGAGAAGTACCAGAAGCTGGTTGCACAAATGGTCGAAAGGCACGGGACCAATGTCGAGTAA
- a CDS encoding CBU_0592 family membrane protein codes for MTLALIIDIVGWIGAGLILGAYALLTAGKVDAKSYVYQGMNVVGALGFIANGWWHGAMPSAVLNIIWAGIGLVALWSIRGKSAPTK; via the coding sequence GTGACGCTGGCACTCATCATCGATATCGTCGGCTGGATCGGCGCGGGGCTGATCCTTGGCGCTTATGCGCTGCTGACGGCGGGCAAGGTCGATGCGAAGAGCTACGTCTACCAGGGCATGAACGTGGTCGGCGCGCTCGGCTTCATCGCCAACGGCTGGTGGCATGGCGCGATGCCTTCGGCTGTGCTCAACATCATCTGGGCCGGAATCGGATTAGTGGCATTGTGGAGTATTCGCGGCAAAAGCGCGCCGACGAAATAA
- a CDS encoding GFA family protein, translating to MIIASCHCGGVELELPRAPEEILQCNCSICRKSGFMGVYYRDGEVAVRGAVDGYVRSDMAEPPCMTMWRCKTCGILTHWTLLDEWPYADMPRPDRMGVNARLLDPALIEGLPVQHNDGASM from the coding sequence GTGATCATCGCCAGCTGCCATTGCGGCGGCGTCGAGCTGGAACTACCCCGTGCGCCGGAGGAAATCCTCCAGTGCAACTGCTCGATCTGTCGCAAGAGCGGCTTCATGGGCGTCTATTACCGCGACGGCGAAGTCGCGGTGCGCGGCGCGGTCGACGGCTATGTCCGCAGCGACATGGCCGAGCCGCCCTGCATGACCATGTGGCGGTGCAAGACCTGCGGCATCCTGACCCACTGGACGCTGCTCGACGAATGGCCCTACGCCGACATGCCGCGCCCGGACCGTATGGGAGTCAATGCGCGCCTGCTCGATCCCGCGCTGATCGAGGGGCTGCCGGTGCAGCATAATGACGGAGCGAGCATGTGA